A region of Salvelinus alpinus chromosome 6, SLU_Salpinus.1, whole genome shotgun sequence DNA encodes the following proteins:
- the LOC139579016 gene encoding uncharacterized protein → MASHTLFCCFVLLLFLYTASTFPTIDSIKDLRDIWYGNIFPRHGLHLLYWFVDQSEIDINHDIIQTHFDPARGDYGFGFFDNNDSFFPALTDLKRQAYYAVGDISKANSWALPEYVTENYYNSLKSGNRNRDRIIVRVVQPEGSSQTRLYKVFVTELDPLNDNQANSFHPNHTYTISFDLLREIQMLQVHWRNDTLGGLEAFLVQAGYQTCPSPEYQVCYVKSVRFQRLQMVEMKTEDDCHPLRLDVKPAENGYLKMSWSNLPKSIMDRYMVVGLFKDDGSPTKLAESPVGNDTSGTSDIYVALNPGLQVRLLKKSPWDTTEREVWRGSEFDGADGLIPVVVKGYDASLQLYTKNGYACARLFVKKSFADWKEVFYYSWVGFYSANSVSNNEYQTYQWAVYFTQETTSDEIPEYDVYVYESSMATSPGAQARFMLSNYNEVTRTVAWESQH, encoded by the coding sequence ATGGCATCGCACACCTTATTCTGCTGTTTCGTCTTGCTACTGTTTCTGTACACTGCCTCTACATTTCCGACCATTGATTCAATCAAGGATCTGAGAGACATATGGTACGGCAACATCTTCCCACGACATGGTCTCCATCTGCTTTACTGGTTTGTTGACCAATCAGAGATCGACATCAACCATGACATCATCCAAACCCATTTCGATCCAGCCAGAGGTGACTATGGCTTTGGTTTCTTTGATAATAACGACAGTTTCTTCCCAGCTCTGACCGATCTAAAGAGGCAAGCTTACTACGCAGTGGGGGATATCAGTAAAGCTAACTCTTGGGCCTTGCCTGAGTACGTCACTGaaaactactacaactcactgaAATCTGGCAACAGAAATAGGGACAGGATCATAGTCAGGGTTGTCCAGCCAGAAGGGTCAAGTCAAACCAGGTTGTACAAGGTCTTTGTTACTGAACTTGATCCGCTCAATGACAACCAAGCAAATTCCTTCCATCCAAATCACACGTACACCATTAGCTTCGACCTCTTACGAGAAATCCAGATGTTACAGGTCCATTGGAGGAACGACACATTGGGCGGTTTGGAGGCATTTCTGGTGCAAGCTGGGTACCAAACGTGCCCGTCACCTGAATACCAGGTCTGTTATGTGAAGTCGGTCCGATTCCAAAGGCTTCAGATGGTGGAAATGAAGACTGAGGACGATTGTCACCCGCTGAGGCTTGACGTCAAACCAGCCGAGAACGGCTACCTGAAAATGAGTTGGAGCAACCTACCAAAGTCCATCATGGACCGTTACATGGTGGTGGGGCTTTTCAAGGATGATGGTAGTCCGACCAAACTAGCTGAGTCCCCCGTCGGCAACGACACGTCCGGAACCTCTGACATTTACGTGGCCCTCAATCCCGGTCTTCAGGTCAGACTCCTCAAAAAATCTCCCTGGGACACGACCGAAAGGGAAGTCTGGCGTGGTTCCGAATTTGACGGTGCGGACGGTTTGATTCCCGTCGTCGTGAAAGGCTACGACGCCAGTCTGCAGCTCTACACTAAAAATGGCTACGCCTGCGCTCGCCTGTTCGTGAAGAAGTCCTTCGCTGACTGGAAGGAGGTGTTTTATTACTCGTGGGTAGGGTTCTACTCGGCGAACAGCGTCAGCAACAACGAGTACCAAACCTACCAGTGGGCAGTGTATTTTACTCAAGAAACTACCTCAGATGAGATACCTGAATATGATGTCTATGTTTATGAGTCCAGTATGGCCACTTCTCCAGGTGCCCAGGCCCGATTCATGCTGTCGAATTACAACGAAGTAACACGTACAGTAGCCTGGGAAAGTCAACATTAA